Proteins from a single region of Pirellulales bacterium:
- a CDS encoding RNA polymerase sigma factor, with the protein MLDVESFAAQLTGSYRRLWLIAAAITGDRTEADDIVQDAALVALRKLDEFTTGTSFSAWMSQIVRLTALNHLRKSNRQSTLPTDPLTLDRVGTLAPTHRNSDNSTVSQEGHLAQLQTEFDDEVLGALQSVSDIGRACLLLRIIEQLSYAEIAEALQIPQGTAMSHVHRGREQLRQRLQGRYSPSLDSPDKTTPL; encoded by the coding sequence GTGCTTGACGTGGAATCGTTCGCGGCGCAGTTGACCGGCTCGTACCGACGACTCTGGTTGATTGCCGCGGCCATTACTGGTGACCGCACAGAGGCCGATGACATCGTGCAAGATGCGGCGCTTGTGGCGCTGCGCAAACTGGACGAGTTCACGACCGGAACAAGCTTCTCGGCCTGGATGTCGCAAATCGTGCGGCTCACCGCCCTGAACCACTTGAGAAAATCCAACCGCCAAAGCACCCTGCCCACCGATCCGCTAACGCTCGATCGCGTGGGTACATTGGCGCCAACGCACCGCAATAGCGACAACAGTACCGTCAGCCAAGAAGGCCATCTCGCGCAGCTGCAAACGGAATTCGACGACGAAGTGCTGGGAGCACTGCAAAGCGTCAGCGACATCGGGCGTGCCTGTCTACTGCTGCGGATCATCGAACAATTGTCCTACGCCGAAATCGCCGAAGCCCTGCAGATTCCGCAGGGAACAGCTATGAGTCACGTGCACCGAGGTCGCGAGCAATTGCGACAACGACTGCAAGGCCGATATTCCCCTAGCCTCGACTCACCGGACAAGACAACTCCACTATGA
- a CDS encoding site-2 protease family protein, whose product MSFLWPDSWLVVVLALVPLNVLAIVLHETGHAIAARLMNLRVLSWGVGIRRPWFQARIGRSVFYIARPITMGLTLHLSERIGRQPRQQFCFILGGPVATLLGLAVGLALHFAGVDSDILTTWIGISALLALVCLVPFRARGRHIELDNDARQLLDIVRYGAQQKTPQLGASLKSMKSVAELLADLGQSDGAAVYDACTALVETQLSDPVAAAESLARAESRGAGKTAVLDVLMPLVSAAIAVVEERPDADELLDQAIAHPADDGAVRIYCDALRAYHDHGRGFDVQPLVDDMHRRAVAAERADWLAEAEVAHFQFGSQTDGDAESQYRDLIQRHSRYLCRATTCHLLAITAERVAIAGNYDRARVLITEAEELVQAEAATIGSETTRAAFVTSALAPIRRATAALPDVFSASDEQKILEQAPAKPERPEPVSRGRFFGWVTVALASACLTLAIAGRWLLAIDPRQDIYHTGPAVVCALLVVLFWFASLITTCISLLRSERRFRLLILSAVLAVASLVITHVIMEVPEPPQFHWSPSPVTTETGEADAP is encoded by the coding sequence ATGTCCTTTCTCTGGCCCGATTCGTGGCTTGTCGTTGTCCTCGCGCTTGTTCCTCTCAACGTGCTGGCGATCGTGCTGCACGAAACGGGTCACGCGATTGCCGCCCGGCTGATGAACTTGCGCGTGTTGTCATGGGGCGTGGGGATTCGACGGCCTTGGTTTCAAGCGCGCATCGGCCGAAGCGTCTTCTACATCGCGCGCCCTATCACCATGGGGTTGACGCTGCATCTGTCGGAACGCATCGGACGCCAACCACGTCAGCAATTCTGCTTCATTCTAGGTGGACCGGTGGCGACATTGCTGGGACTGGCCGTCGGCCTGGCACTCCATTTCGCGGGAGTCGACTCTGATATTCTCACAACTTGGATTGGAATTTCGGCCCTACTCGCGCTTGTGTGCCTTGTCCCGTTTCGCGCGCGGGGTCGCCACATCGAGCTGGATAACGATGCCCGGCAGTTGCTGGATATTGTCCGCTACGGCGCACAACAAAAAACGCCACAGCTTGGCGCCTCATTGAAAAGCATGAAATCCGTCGCTGAGCTGCTAGCCGACTTGGGGCAGTCCGACGGCGCGGCGGTCTACGACGCCTGCACGGCGCTCGTTGAAACGCAGCTTTCCGATCCAGTGGCAGCGGCGGAATCGCTGGCCAGGGCCGAATCGCGCGGCGCGGGGAAGACCGCGGTATTGGACGTGCTTATGCCCTTGGTTTCGGCTGCGATCGCCGTTGTCGAAGAGCGGCCGGACGCCGATGAACTGCTCGACCAGGCTATCGCTCACCCCGCAGATGATGGTGCCGTGCGGATTTATTGCGACGCGCTTCGCGCCTACCACGATCATGGTCGGGGTTTCGACGTGCAACCGCTCGTGGACGACATGCATCGCCGCGCTGTCGCTGCCGAGCGTGCCGACTGGCTTGCCGAGGCAGAAGTTGCCCATTTCCAGTTTGGCTCTCAGACCGATGGCGACGCCGAATCTCAGTATCGCGACCTTATCCAGCGACACTCACGATATTTGTGCCGCGCGACAACCTGCCATTTGCTCGCGATTACAGCCGAACGAGTTGCCATCGCGGGCAACTATGACCGCGCCCGAGTCCTTATCACCGAAGCCGAAGAATTGGTCCAAGCCGAGGCCGCCACGATTGGCTCCGAGACAACGCGGGCCGCATTCGTGACAAGCGCGCTGGCCCCGATTCGCCGGGCAACCGCTGCGCTACCCGATGTTTTCTCCGCGTCTGACGAACAAAAGATCCTCGAACAGGCTCCCGCGAAGCCCGAACGTCCCGAGCCGGTCTCGCGAGGGCGATTCTTTGGCTGGGTGACTGTTGCCTTGGCGAGTGCCTGCCTGACGCTGGCTATTGCCGGTCGGTGGTTGCTGGCGATCGACCCTCGACAGGACATCTATCACACCGGGCCAGCCGTTGTGTGCGCTCTTCTTGTAGTCCTCTTCTGGTTCGCGAGTTTGATAACGACCTGCATCTCGCTGTTGCGCAGCGAGCGCCGCTTCCGGCTGTTGATCCTTTCGGCGGTGCTGGCCGTGGCATCGCTGGTAATCACACACGTGATCATGGAAGTCCCTGAGCCACCCCAGTTCCATTGGTCTCCTTCGCCGGTCACCACGGAAACCGGGGAAGCAGACGCCCCTTAA
- the thiC gene encoding phosphomethylpyrimidine synthase ThiC, which translates to MATQFESARAGTITPEMEYVAEREQLTAELIRDEVARGRMVIPANTVHLAGRLEPMCIGIAAKTKINANIGNSAVTSDAAGELEKLHTAVHFGSDTVMDLSTGKDINRIREAIIAASPVPIGTVPIYQMLEELGGEIEDMRPQHFLDMVEHQAKQGVDYMTVHCGVLLEHLHLTMGRVTGIVSRGGSLIAKWMMAHRQQNPLFTHFEDLCDIMRQYDVTWSLGDGLRPGSIADASDDAQFAELKVLGDLVKRGWAKGTQVMVEGPGHIPMDQIDMNIKKQIEWCHEAPFYVLGPLVTDIAPGYDHITSAIGAALAGWSGAAMLCYVTPKEHLGLPEQDDVRQGVIAYKIAAHAADLARHRPGARDRDDALSRARFAFDWNEQFRLSLDPETARRMHDETLPQDTFKSAHFCSMCGPKYCSMKITEQIREMAAEAPLTPAVVELEATASLRDGR; encoded by the coding sequence GTGGCAACCCAGTTTGAAAGCGCTCGGGCCGGTACGATCACGCCCGAGATGGAATATGTGGCCGAGCGCGAGCAATTGACCGCGGAGCTGATTCGCGACGAGGTGGCCCGCGGCCGCATGGTCATTCCCGCCAACACGGTCCACCTGGCCGGCCGGCTCGAGCCGATGTGCATCGGCATTGCCGCCAAGACAAAGATTAACGCCAATATCGGCAACTCGGCCGTCACCAGCGACGCCGCGGGCGAGCTGGAAAAGCTGCACACGGCCGTCCATTTCGGTTCCGACACGGTTATGGACCTGTCGACCGGCAAGGACATCAACCGCATTCGCGAGGCGATCATCGCCGCCTCGCCCGTCCCGATCGGCACCGTCCCCATTTACCAGATGCTCGAAGAGCTGGGGGGCGAGATCGAGGATATGCGGCCGCAGCACTTCCTCGACATGGTCGAGCATCAGGCCAAGCAGGGCGTCGACTACATGACCGTCCATTGCGGCGTGCTGCTCGAGCACCTGCACCTGACTATGGGCCGCGTCACCGGCATTGTCAGCCGTGGCGGATCGCTAATTGCCAAGTGGATGATGGCCCACCGCCAGCAAAACCCGCTCTTCACGCACTTCGAAGACCTGTGCGACATCATGCGCCAGTACGACGTGACCTGGAGCCTGGGCGACGGGCTGCGGCCCGGCTCGATTGCCGACGCCAGTGACGATGCCCAGTTTGCCGAGCTGAAGGTTTTGGGCGATCTGGTCAAACGCGGTTGGGCGAAGGGGACGCAGGTCATGGTCGAAGGGCCGGGCCATATCCCCATGGACCAGATCGACATGAACATCAAGAAGCAGATCGAGTGGTGCCACGAGGCTCCGTTCTACGTGCTGGGCCCGTTGGTGACCGATATCGCGCCGGGCTACGACCATATCACAAGCGCCATCGGCGCGGCCTTGGCCGGCTGGAGCGGCGCGGCCATGCTGTGCTACGTCACGCCCAAGGAGCACCTGGGCTTGCCCGAGCAGGACGACGTGCGGCAGGGGGTGATCGCCTATAAGATCGCGGCCCACGCGGCCGACCTGGCCCGGCACCGCCCCGGCGCCCGCGACCGCGACGACGCGCTGTCGCGTGCCCGGTTCGCGTTTGACTGGAACGAGCAGTTCCGGCTGTCGCTCGACCCGGAAACCGCCCGGCGGATGCACGACGAAACGCTGCCGCAGGACACGTTCAAAAGCGCGCATTTCTGCAGCATGTGCGGCCCGAAATATTGCTCGATGAAAATCACCGAGCAAATCCGCGAAATGGCGGCCGAAGCGCCGCTGACGCCGGCGGTCGTGGAGTTGGAGGCGACGGCGTCCCTGCGGGACGGCCGCTAA
- a CDS encoding cobalamin B12-binding domain-containing protein has translation MTDVRPIRVVLAKIGLDGHDRGIQVVARALRDAGMEVIYTGLWQTPEAVVRAVEDEDADVVGISLLSGAHQTLVPVLIDALKARGLSHVLVIVGGIIPAGDIPRLIEMGVGKVFTPGAGLTEIADFIRGAVPRPGVSAGP, from the coding sequence ATGACCGACGTTCGACCTATCCGCGTAGTTCTAGCCAAGATCGGGCTCGACGGGCATGATCGCGGCATCCAGGTCGTCGCCCGGGCGCTCCGCGATGCCGGCATGGAAGTCATCTATACCGGCCTGTGGCAAACGCCCGAGGCCGTGGTCCGCGCGGTCGAGGATGAAGACGCCGACGTCGTGGGCATCAGCCTTCTCTCGGGCGCTCATCAAACGCTCGTGCCGGTGCTGATCGACGCGTTGAAAGCGCGCGGGCTCTCGCACGTGCTGGTGATCGTGGGCGGGATCATTCCGGCCGGCGATATTCCGCGTCTGATCGAGATGGGGGTCGGCAAAGTCTTCACCCCCGGCGCGGGTCTGACCGAGATCGCCGACTTTATTCGGGGCGCGGTGCCGAGGCCGGGCGTGTCGGCCGGCCCTTAG
- a CDS encoding DUF1080 domain-containing protein, with protein MICSLRRAILASVFVSAACFATTAIAAAPNTLTPEELDDGWILLFDGETTFGWHAEKKADWKVADGAITVSSGEPGLLATTSEFADYELKLEFRAPRGTNSGVFLRTPAVPTDPAKDCYELNIADPDTSPFYTGSFVGRQKATEYLHSDDWQSFEVTARGGHFVVKVDGRQVLDYTDPAPLGRGRIGLQLNKGPVAFRNIKLRPLGLESIFNGRDLTGWKVFPDKKSVFTVTPEGDLNVKNGNGQIETEGQWADFVLQLDIFSNGKFLNSGIFFRTIPGGFWQGYESQIQNGFLLDRARPMDYGTGGIYNRQKARKVVPDDFVWFHKTLVVSGDHMAAWVNGYQVSDFTDTRPPNENARDGLRLKAGTLAIQGHDRTTDLSFRKIRIAEMPAR; from the coding sequence ATGATTTGCTCTCTTCGTCGCGCGATTCTTGCTTCCGTATTCGTTTCGGCCGCGTGCTTCGCCACGACGGCGATAGCTGCCGCACCTAACACACTCACGCCGGAAGAGCTCGATGACGGCTGGATTCTGCTCTTCGACGGCGAAACCACCTTTGGCTGGCACGCCGAAAAGAAGGCTGACTGGAAAGTTGCCGACGGCGCGATCACGGTCTCGTCCGGCGAGCCGGGCCTGTTGGCCACGACCAGCGAGTTTGCCGACTACGAGCTGAAGCTCGAATTCCGCGCACCGCGCGGCACCAATAGTGGCGTCTTCTTGCGCACGCCGGCCGTGCCGACCGATCCGGCCAAGGATTGCTACGAGCTCAACATCGCCGATCCCGATACCAGCCCCTTCTACACAGGCAGCTTCGTCGGCCGGCAAAAGGCTACCGAATATCTTCACAGCGACGATTGGCAATCGTTCGAGGTCACGGCCCGCGGCGGCCACTTCGTCGTCAAGGTCGATGGCCGGCAAGTGCTCGACTACACCGACCCCGCGCCCTTGGGTCGCGGCCGCATCGGGCTGCAACTGAACAAGGGCCCCGTGGCGTTTCGCAACATCAAGCTCCGGCCGCTCGGCTTGGAATCGATCTTCAACGGCCGCGACCTGACGGGCTGGAAGGTCTTCCCCGACAAGAAGAGCGTCTTCACTGTCACGCCCGAGGGTGACCTGAACGTCAAGAACGGCAACGGCCAGATCGAGACCGAAGGGCAATGGGCCGACTTCGTCTTGCAGCTTGATATCTTCTCGAACGGCAAGTTCTTGAACTCAGGGATCTTCTTCCGCACGATTCCCGGTGGTTTCTGGCAAGGCTACGAAAGCCAGATTCAAAACGGCTTTCTGCTCGATCGTGCTCGACCGATGGATTACGGCACCGGCGGCATCTACAACCGTCAAAAAGCTCGTAAGGTTGTGCCGGACGACTTCGTCTGGTTTCACAAGACGTTGGTCGTCTCGGGCGATCACATGGCGGCCTGGGTCAACGGCTACCAGGTGAGCGACTTTACCGACACGCGCCCACCGAACGAAAACGCCCGCGATGGGCTACGGCTCAAAGCCGGCACGCTAGCGATCCAGGGACACGATCGGACCACTGATCTGTCGTTCCGCAAGATTCGCATCGCCGAGATGCCGGCTCGTTGA
- a CDS encoding CBS domain-containing protein — protein MTLQDILNVKGTHVYTIDESATLDDVVQKLVKCNCGSLVVMGRRGDSTQDRMVGIITERDILRACAARRSPLEETPITAAMTCDVVTAAPGDSIEQTMQLMTERRMRHLPIVQGEDLVGLVSIGDLVKSHHEQCVLENHYLKTYIQG, from the coding sequence ATGACGCTGCAAGACATTCTCAATGTCAAAGGAACGCACGTCTACACGATCGACGAATCGGCCACGCTGGACGACGTCGTCCAGAAGCTCGTCAAATGCAACTGCGGATCTTTGGTCGTGATGGGGCGCCGTGGCGACAGCACGCAAGACCGCATGGTGGGAATCATCACCGAGCGCGATATCCTTCGCGCGTGCGCCGCGCGCCGCAGCCCGCTCGAAGAGACGCCGATCACGGCCGCCATGACGTGCGACGTGGTCACCGCCGCGCCCGGTGATTCGATCGAACAGACCATGCAGCTCATGACTGAGCGCCGCATGCGTCACCTGCCCATCGTGCAGGGCGAAGACCTGGTCGGTCTGGTCTCGATCGGCGACCTGGTCAAATCGCACCACGAGCAGTGCGTTCTCGAAAACCACTACCTGAAGACGTACATTCAGGGGTGA
- a CDS encoding alpha/beta hydrolase-fold protein, which translates to MQAAILLAAIALTATPEHLHWTVDDTKREALVYAPRGKTTEPAPLVFVFHGHGGSSKNADRSFHLEDVWPEAIVVYPQGLNTPTRIDPQGKRPGWQISAGAQDDRDLKLFDDMLATIKEKYRVDENRIYATGHSNGAIFTYLLWSTHPDLFAAVAPSSAPRGQVELSKPLPVFHVAGVQDRIAPFALQQATLADVRKLNGCSDKGTEWAPGCTSYPSKAGTPLVAFIHPGGHVFPKEAPALIVRFFQEHARDVAADSRPR; encoded by the coding sequence ATGCAGGCTGCAATTCTCCTGGCGGCGATTGCCTTAACCGCCACGCCCGAGCATCTCCATTGGACGGTCGACGATACGAAGCGCGAGGCTCTGGTCTATGCACCACGAGGCAAGACGACCGAGCCGGCGCCGCTCGTGTTCGTTTTCCACGGCCACGGCGGTAGCAGCAAGAACGCGGATCGGTCGTTCCATCTCGAGGACGTCTGGCCCGAGGCGATCGTGGTCTATCCACAGGGACTGAATACACCGACGCGGATCGATCCGCAGGGCAAGCGCCCCGGCTGGCAGATCTCGGCCGGTGCCCAGGATGATCGCGATTTGAAACTGTTCGACGACATGCTGGCCACGATCAAGGAGAAGTACCGCGTCGACGAGAACCGAATCTACGCCACGGGCCATTCCAACGGCGCGATTTTCACGTACCTGTTGTGGAGCACGCACCCCGACCTTTTCGCGGCGGTCGCGCCGTCGTCAGCTCCACGGGGTCAGGTGGAATTGTCGAAGCCGCTGCCGGTCTTCCACGTCGCCGGCGTGCAGGACCGCATTGCTCCCTTCGCTTTGCAGCAGGCGACCCTGGCCGACGTCCGCAAGCTGAACGGCTGCAGTGACAAGGGAACCGAGTGGGCGCCGGGTTGCACGAGCTATCCGTCGAAAGCCGGCACGCCCCTGGTGGCCTTCATTCACCCGGGTGGCCACGTCTTTCCGAAAGAAGCCCCGGCCCTGATCGTGCGGTTCTTCCAGGAGCACGCGCGCGATGTGGCCGCGGATTCTCGGCCAAGATGA